In Zingiber officinale cultivar Zhangliang chromosome 6A, Zo_v1.1, whole genome shotgun sequence, a single genomic region encodes these proteins:
- the LOC121997027 gene encoding cytochrome P450 94C1-like — MESEGGRVVGEYYLSLVFFCFAGAFVLLAAALKLLRSMQWWCSCPVCEAYVTGSWTAAGFDNLSDWYAHLLRCSPTRTIHIHVLGNIVTADPANVEHILRARFPIYPKGKPFSAILGDLLGRGIFNVDGPDWRFQQKLSRAELCSPAVRLFAARVVAAETRSRLLPLLERAAETGETLDLQDVFRRFAFDNMCAIAFGLDPGCLRLSLPASTLASAFDAASRLSAWRATATVPLVWKAKRLLRIGSERKLREAIGVVNVLANDLIRERRKLGCANGQDLLSRFMGVVADDDEYLRDIVVSFLLAGRDTVASALTSFFWLLARHVEVSSAMREEIDRVLSGSGGEAVVVTADKMREMQYVHAAIFESMRLFPPVQFDSKFCTADDVLPDGTAVRRGTRVTYHAYAMGRMEELWGEDCGDFRPQRWLRGEGGVFAPESAYKYPVFQGGYRVCLGKEMAIMEMKTVAVAVVRRFDFEVLGGEGRKTPKFAPGLTASLAGGLPVRVCRRDGRRMPSIASAPSV; from the coding sequence ATGGAATCGGAGGGGGGCAGGGTGGTGGGAGAGTACTACCTGTCGCTGGTTTTTTTCTGCTTCGCCGGAGCCTTTGTGCTCCTGGCGGCTGCGCTGAAGCTGCTGCGGTCGATGCAGTGGTGGTGCAGCTGCCCGGTGTGCGAGGCGTACGTGACGGGGTCCTGGACCGCCGCAGGGTTCGACAACCTCAGCGACTGGTACGCGCACCTGCTCCGCTGCTCCCCCACCCGGACCATCCACATCCACGTCCTCGGCAACATCGTCACCGCCGACCCCGCCAACGTGGAGCACATCCTCCGCGCCCGCTTCCCCATCTACCCCAAGGGCAAGCCCTTCTCCGCCATCCTCGGCGACCTCCTCGGCCGCGGCATCTTCAACGTGGACGGCCCCGACTGGCGCTTCCAGCAGAAGCTCTCCCGCGCCGAGCTCTGCTCGCCCGCCGTCCGCCTCTTCGCCGCCCGGGTCGTCGCCGCCGAGACCCGCTCCCGCCTCCTCCCGCTCCTCGAGCGCGCCGCCGAGACCGGCGAAACCCTCGATCTCCAGGACGTCTTCCGCCGCTTCGCCTTTGATAACATGTGCGCGATCGCGTTCGGGCTCGATCCGGGTTGTCTCCGGCTGTCGCTGCCCGCCTCGACGTTGGCCTCCGCGTTCGATGCCGCGTCGAGGCTGTCCGCGTGGCGGGCGACCGCCACGGTGCCGTTGGTTTGGAAGGCGAAGCGGTTGCTCCGGATCGGCTCCGAGAGGAAGCTTCGGGAAGCGATCGGAGTGGTGAACGTGCTGGCCAACGATCTCATCCGCGAGAGGAGGAAGCTGGGGTGCGCCAACGGCCAGGATCTGCTCTCGCGGTTCATGGGCGTCGTGGCTGACGACGACGAGTACTTGCGGGACATCGTGGTCAGCTTTCTCCTCGCGGGGCGGGACACCGTCGCCTCGGCGCTCACCAGCTTCTTCTGGCTACTGGCGCGCCACGTGGAGGTGAGCAGCGCGATGCGGGAGGAGATCGATCGCGTCCTCTCGGGTAGCGGCGGCGAGGCGGTCGTCGTGACGGCGGATAAGATGAGGGAGATGCAGTACGTGCACGCGGCGATCTTCGAAAGCATGCGGCTCTTCCCGCCGGTGCAGTTCGACTCCAAGTTCTGCACGGCGGACGACGTGCTGCCGGACGGGACGGCGGTGCGACGAGGGACGCGGGTGACGTACCACGCCTACGCCATGGGGCGGATGGAGGAGCTGTGGGGGGAGGACTGCGGCGACTTCCGGCCGCAGCGCTGGCTGAGGGGCGAGGGAGGGGTCTTCGCGCCGGAGAGCGCCTACAAGTACCCGGTCTTCCAAGGCGGCTACCGCGTCTGCCTCGGCAAGGAGATGGCCATCATGGAGATGAAGACGGTGGCGGTCGCGGTGGTCCGTCGCTTCGATTTCGAGGTGTTGGGCGGCGAAGGGCGGAAGACTCCCAAGTTCGCGCCGGGGCTCACGGCGTCGCTGGCTGGCGGGCTGCCGGTCCGAGTTTGCCGGCGCGACGGGCGGCGCATGCCATCGATAGCTAGTGCGCCAAGTGTATAG